The window AGGCCGTTGCGCTGGCGGTGGGCGGCGGCTGGTGGCTGGGCGGTTGATGAGCCGTCACGTGTTGAAGAACATGCGCCGGATCTGGGTAAACCGAATGCGTCGGAAGACGTAACGGGGGCCGGGGCCGCTGGCCCCGGAACTGTCTTTGTTTTTCTTCTGAACCAGCCGCTCGATCAGACCAGCCAGGTCTTGGGCGAGGGCATGGGCTCATGCTTCTGGGCCAGCAGCAGCGACTTCACGCTGCGCACGATCACCAGCACGCTCGTGGCGATCAGCAGGACGATCCCGACGACCACGACGCTCAGCGCGATGCCTACCACGGTCCACAGCACGCTCATCCAGAACGTGCGGATCATGTAGGTGTAGTGCGAGACTTCCCACTCGGCGCGGGGCTCCTTGCGCCACAGGTAGGCCATGACCAGCCCGGCGATCGCCGAGACGCCGAAGGTCAGTGATCCGCCAAGATAGAGCAGGGCCAGAACCGAGGGCTGGTTCGCCTCGAAGTTGCTTTTCCTGCTGTCGCTGGCGCTGCCGCTGGTGGGCTTGTCGGTCACATCATCATCCTGTCTGTTGTCGTCGCAAGAAAGCTCTGCGCGCAAACGTCGGGAGAGGCAACTGGCTCAACCGGACCTATCAGTGCAGGCCGAGGAACAGCCCCGCCAGTGCCGCGCTCATCAGGTTGGAGAGACTGCCGGCGGCCAGCGCGCGCAGGCCCAGCTTGGCGATCACCGGGCGCTGGTTGGGGGCGAGGCTGCCGGTCACGGCCAGCTGGATCGCGATCGAGGAGAAGTTGGCGAAACCGCACAGCGCAAACGTCACGACGGCAACGGTCCGCTGGCTGAGCAGCGGGTCCTTGCCCATCTCGATGAAGGCGACGAATTCGTTGAGCACGATCTTGGTGCCGAACAGGCCGCCCGCGTGCATCGCCTGAGTCCAGTCCGGAGCGGCGAGCAGGTAGAAGATCGGTGCGAAGACGTAGCCGAGCAGCGCCTGCACGGTCACGTCGTGGAAGCCCAGCAGGCTGGCGATCGAGCCGAACAGGCCGTTGGCCAGCGCGATCAGCGCCACGAAGGCCAGCACCATCGCGCCCACGGCCACGGCCAGCTTCACGCCGGTCTGGGCGCCCTGCGCGGCGGCCATGATGATGTTTGCGGGCTTTTCCTCGTCGTGCGGTACTTCGACGGGGATGTCACCCTGACTGTCCGCAACTTCCTCGACATGGACGCCGGGCTGGTGCGCCACGTCCTGCCGGTTGAGCGCGGCGGCGGCGAGGCCTGCGGGCGGCGGGGTGTTGTCCGACAGGTGCGCAAGCGGATGGGTCTCGCCCGGCAGCGGGTCGGGCATGATCATCTTGGCCATGAAGATGCCGCCCGGCGCGGCCATGAAGGCGGCGGCGACGAGGTAGTCGATGCGGATGCCCATGCTGGCGTAGGCGGCCAGGATCGTGCCTGCTACACCGGCCAGGCCCACGCTCATC of the Novosphingobium sp. 9 genome contains:
- a CDS encoding DUF4870 family protein: MTDKPTSGSASDSRKSNFEANQPSVLALLYLGGSLTFGVSAIAGLVMAYLWRKEPRAEWEVSHYTYMIRTFWMSVLWTVVGIALSVVVVGIVLLIATSVLVIVRSVKSLLLAQKHEPMPSPKTWLV
- a CDS encoding NupC/NupG family nucleoside CNT transporter, whose protein sequence is MPTLFSALGVALIIAIAYLLSSNRRAIRLRVVGAAFALQAGFAALVLYVPIGRKLLSGAASAVESLLGYAHAGVDFLFGPLAAPNVGGASFAISALPVIIFFASLISILYYLRIMPLVIRWIGGALQKVTGISKVESLCAASNIFVGQSESPLVIRPYLAALNPSQLFCVMSVGLAGVAGTILAAYASMGIRIDYLVAAAFMAAPGGIFMAKMIMPDPLPGETHPLAHLSDNTPPPAGLAAAALNRQDVAHQPGVHVEEVADSQGDIPVEVPHDEEKPANIIMAAAQGAQTGVKLAVAVGAMVLAFVALIALANGLFGSIASLLGFHDVTVQALLGYVFAPIFYLLAAPDWTQAMHAGGLFGTKIVLNEFVAFIEMGKDPLLSQRTVAVVTFALCGFANFSSIAIQLAVTGSLAPNQRPVIAKLGLRALAAGSLSNLMSAALAGLFLGLH